DNA from Geobacillus vulcani PSS1:
GAGAAGGGTTTCTTTTTGACCACGAACAGCGCTTGTTAAACCCGCAGTTGCGCACATACCGGCCGATTCGCTTCGGCGAACATCCAGAATACATCGTTGAGTTTGTCGAAACGCCGCAAATTGACGCCCCATATGGCGCTCGCGGCATCGGCGAACATGGCCTGATCGGCATGCCCGCCGCCTTGGCAAACGCCTTGTCGCTCGCTGCCGGCGTTCCGCTCAATGAACTGCCGCTCGTGCCAGAACTGATTTGGCGGAAACAGAAAGGGGACTCCTATGGTTCCGTTTGATTTTGCCTACTACCGGCCGCAGTCGATTGCCGAAGCGACAGCGCTATTCTTGGCGCTTGAACGTGACAGAAAACGACCGCTTTACTACAGCGGCGGCACGGAGATCCTCACGTTGTCTCGGTTGAACCTTGTCCGCACCGCTGCCGTCATTGACATAAAAGCGATCCCTGAGTGCCGGGCGCTTGAGGCGAGCGCCGATCCTCTCGTGCTTGGAGCGGCGCTGTCGCTCACCGAGCTCGAGGAGGCGAATCCGTTCCCGTTATTGACAAAAGCGGCCCGAGAAGTCGCCGACCGAACGGCGCGCAACCAAATTACACTCGGCGGCAACATTTGTGGACAAATTTTTTACCGTGAAACCGCACTGCCCCTATTCGTCGCCGAGGCAGATGTCATCGTTGCCGGACCATACGGCATCAGGCAATGCCGCTTCCTTGACTTGTTTCATCAACAGCTGCAGCTGGGCCGCGGTGAATTTGTCGTCCAGTTCAAGGTTGACCGTGCCACCGCCACCCTGCCCCATTTCCATCGCAAGCGCCGCAAACAAGGAGAAGTCGGCTACCCGCTTGTGACGATTGCAGCGCTGAAAAAAGACGAGGCCGTTCGCGTCGCTTTCAGCGGTGTCTGCCCGTTTCCGTTTCGCCTGGCTGAAGTTGAGGCGCACCTCAACGACCGGAGCCGCCCGATTGGCGAACGGATCCAAGCGGCGATCGCCGCCTTCCCGCGCCCGATTTTGCATGATATTGAAGGATCGGCGGACTACCGCCTGTTTGTCGCCGCCCAACTTTTGGAAGATGCGCTTCGCGAGTTAGGGGAAACCATCTAGACGGGAGGTCCACATATACACATGGAAGAAACAACAAAGCGGGAGCTTGTGTTGCACATTAACGGGGAGCAACGAACCGTCGTCATCCGCCAAGCCGAGACGCTGCTGTTTGTTTTGCGCGATCATCTTGGGCTGACCGGCGCCAAACCGGGTTGTCTAAACGGTGACTGCGGAGCCTGCACCGTCTTAGTCGATGGCATGCCGATCAAGTCATGCATGATGCTCGCGATGGAAACGGTCGGCAAACCGATCACGACGATCGAAGGGCTGGATGATGCCCCCATACAACACGCTTTCGTCCGCCATTTCGCTTTTCAGTGCGGCTATTGCACACCGGGCTTCATCATGAACGCTCAGGCGCTCATCGAGCGGCATCCGGATGCCGATGACGCGATGATTCAAGAATGGCTCGAATCGAACATTTGCCGCTGCACAAGCTATCAAGAAATTGAAGCAGCAATCAAAGAAGTGCTTGAAGCTAAAAAACAAGCATGACGCGTTAGCCTCATTTTCGACAGAAATCTCCACCTCGAGCAATAGGCAAAGCAAGCGATCCTAGGAAGAAGTGAGAGAAGTTGGCCAAGACAGCTCAGATTTCGCTCCTCCGTAGGAGCGTTTATCATCGCGGCGCAACCCATTGGCAAGTGGAAATGCTGTTTACCGCCTACATTTTTACGATGGCCGTCATGATGATTCCGGTTGGCCTCGTCGTCAGCCGCGTCGGCGATAAACAAATGATGGTGATCGGACTTGGCCTTGTCACGATTTTCTCATTATTGTGCGGCTTTGCGGCGAATATCCCGCAATTATCCCTCTTCCGCGCCGGGTGGGGGCTTGGCAATGCCACGTTTTTTGCGACCGCCATGACCTTGTTAATCGCCTTAACACCGCAGGCGAGCACGGCTGTCGGCTTGTATGAGGCGGCGATCGGCCTCGGGATGGCCGGCGGCCCGCTCATCGGGGGGCTGCTTGGCCAACATTCATGGCACTACCCGTTTCTCGGCACGAGCGTGCTCATTTTTATCGCCTTTTTGCTTGTCGCCTTGTTTGTGTACGATCCGAATAAAGGAAAACCAAAAAAGGCGGCCGGGTGGCAAGAAATGCGGCGTCTGCTCGCCTTTCCGCCGTTTTTGAAAGGGGCGGTGGGCGGCATGCTTTACTATTACGGCTTTTTCGTTGTCCTAGCCTATTCGCCGCTCATCATTCGCTTATCCGCCATTCAAATCGGCCTCGTCTTCTTCGGCTGGGGGCTTTGCCTCGCCTACGGTTCGGCGGTGCTGGCTCATCGGCTGGAGGAAAGCCATGAACCGAAACATCTATTGCCGTACAGCTTATTGCTGTTTGCGGTGTTGCTGCTGCTGTTGGCCGTCGCTCAGCCAACTTGGTTGATGATCGTCTTGATCATTTTGTCAGGTCTTGTATCCGGCGTAAACAACGCCTTGTTCACAAGCTACGTGATGGAAACATCGCCGTATGAACGCGGCGTCACTTCCGGCATGTACAACTTCGTCCGCTGGCTCGGAGCGGCCATCGCCCCCGTGCTGTCCGGCGTCATCGGCCATGCCATTTCCGCGAAAGCGCCGTTTATGGTGGCCATGGCGCTGGCGCTCATCGCCTTCCTGTTCCTTGCCTGGCGCAAGCGGGAGACTTCGGCAACCAAAACGGCATAACCGTGAAAAGCAGGCGACAACGGCCGTTTCGCGTCTATATAAAACTCGGAAAACGCCCGTCTCCGTCTGGAACGGGCGTTGTTCACAACTCGCTTTCCAGCCACGATCATTTTGAGCATGCTGCGGTGGCGTTGTCTGCTCCGCACGCAATGGCGAGACATTGCCCTTTTTCACGAAACTTCTTCCATCCTCCTACTTATGGCGCCGCCTTTTCAGCTATGAACCGTCCGCTTCTCGCTGATGAGGACGCCGCGTTTTTTCATCTCGTCCATATACACATCCCCCGGAACGATTTGCTCCGGCGGATAGACGCCGCGCTTTGTAATCACCCCGCGGCCGATGAGCTGAGCGACAGCGGAAATGGTGTAAGCCGTCGTGCGCGCCATCGCCGTCACCTTGTTTTCGCGGTCATTGAACGTGACGGTTTCGTATTCAAGCACTGTTTCCTTTCCGTCTTTCCGACCGCCGACGATGACTCGGAGCAACACCACATCATCTTTTCCTTTCAAATCAAGAAGCGGCTTTAGGACGGAAAGCAGCACGTCGCGCGGCTTGACTTTGCATCCATTGACCTCGACTTCTACATCGTTGCGCGTCAAGTTCAAATCGACAAGCAGCTTGCATTTTTCTGCATGGCCGCGGTAGCGGATCGTTTTGTACTCGAGCCGCTTCAAGTTCGGAAACGAACGCGAGAGCGTCGACGTCCCGCCTGAGGTGTGAAACGCTTCAAGCGGCCCGAACCGGTCGAAATAAATCGGCTCGACTTCCGAAAGGGACGGCACTTCCTGCTTTTGGCCGTTGCGGATAATCAAGGCTGGATCCGTGTAATGGTCAAGCAGCCCCTCGAGTGAAAACACATGGTTGTACTCCAGCGGCGGTTCAGGACGGACGGGAATGCCGCCAACATACAACAAGATGGATTCCACCTCATCGAGTTGACTCGCCCCATAACCGGATAAAATGTTGATCATTCCCGGTGCGACGCCAAGGTCAGGGATGATGGTCACACCAGCAGCTTGGGCTTGTTCATGCAGCTCAAGCACCCGGTCGGTGATATGGCCGATATGGCCGCCTAAATCGACAGAATGGACGCCAGCTGCAATGGCCGTTTTCGCCACCGTTTCGTTAAATTGGTAAAACAAGGCATTGACCACCACATCGTGCCCTTTCATGCAAGCCGACAGCTGCTGTTGATCGCCAGCGTCCACCCGCACGGCGGCAAGCTTCTCGGAATGAAGCTGCCGCACCGTCTGCTCTGCCTTAGCTAAATCAACATCAGCCAACGTCACCGCCTCAACGTCTGGGCTTTGCACTAAATCGCGCGCTGCTTCTTTGCCCATCAACCCCGCTCCAAGCACAAGCACTTTCATCGTTCTTTCCCCCTCCGTCACCGATTCTTTGCCATACGCTCACATGGCAGCCGCTTGTTTCGCATCCTTGTTGCGGCCGTTGCTTCAGTTCGCCACACGTGTTTGGTGTTGATTTTTTCTTCTCTTTCCCCGACCATCTTGCAAGCGACATCCCGGTTCAATCTCCAGTATCGATTTGCGCCCGCTGCAGCCTGCCGCTGAAATCGACATAAATGCTCCGCCATTCGGTGAATACGTCAAGCGCAGCGACGCCGGAGTCGCGATGGCCGTTGCCCGTCCCTTTCGTGCCGCCAAACGGCAAATGAATTTCCGCTCCCGTTGTGCCGGCGTTGACATACACAATGCCGGTGTCCAAATCGCGCATCGCTCGAAACACGTTATTAACATCGCGTGTGAAAATCGCGCTTGACAGCCCATAATCGACGCTGTTGTTGACGGCGATCGCTTCGTCCAAACTGCGGACGGAAATGATCGACACGACCGGGCCAAAAATTTCTTCGCGGGCGATGCGCATATTCGGCGTGACATCGGTGAAAATCGTCGGTGCGTAGTAAAAGCCGTGCGCATAGTCGCCTTCACGCAATATATAACCGCCCACAAGCAGCTTCGCTCCTTCTTCTACGCCAATACGCACGTAGCGGTCAATTTTTTGCAGCGCCTCTTCGTGGATGACGGGTCCGACTTTGACCGTTTCATCGAGCCCGTTGCCAATTCTCAATGTTTTCACGGCTTCAAGCAGACGCCGTTCAAGCTCCTGTTTCACCCGCTCATGGACAATGACCCGGCTGCACGCCGTGCACCGCTGGCCTGATGTACCGAATGCACTCCAGATGATGCCGTCCACCGCCAATGTCAAATCAGCATCATCCATCACAATGACAGCGTTTTTTCCTCCCATTTCAAGCGAAACTTTTTTCAACAGCCGTCCACATTTTTCCGCAATCATCCGCCCGACTTCATTCGATCCGGTAAACGAGATGACCTTGACATCCGGATGTTCGACGAGCGCATTGCCAGCTGTCGGCCCGTCGCCATGGACAACATGAAACACTCCCGGCGGCAAGCCCGCTTCTTCAAAAATGCGAGCCAACTCCTGCGCCATGATCGGCGTCTCGGGAGCCGGCTTCCACACGACCGCATTGCCGGCAACAATCGCCGGGAATGATTTCCAAGTGGCGATGGCAATAGGGAAATTCCATGGTGTGATGATGCCGACCACTCCAACCGGCACGCGGACGCTCATGGCAAATTTGTCCTTCAGTTCAGACGGCGTCGTATCACCAAACAGTCGGCGGCCTTCCCCAGCCATGTAAAACGCCATATCAATGCCTTCCTGCACTTCGCCGCGCGCTTCCTCAATCACTTTGCCCATTTCCATCGTCAACAGCCGAGCCAACTGTTCTTTCCGCTCCTTTAGCAACATCCCGACTCTATATAAAACTTCCGCGCGTTTTGGCGCCGGCACGAGCGCCCACCGTTTTTGCGCTTCTTTGGCTGCCTGAACCGCTTCATCGATATCGTTTGGACCAGACATCGCCACCTCGGCAATCGTTTCCCCTGTCGCCGGATTGATCACCGGCGCAAATTGCCCGGTGCTTGGCTCCTTCCATTCTCCATTGATATAATTTTGGATTTTCACTGTATACTCCCCCCATTTTTTCTAGATGATTTATTAAGATAATTTATACATTGAACGCCGGGTGATGATCGTCAGGACTTCCTCTTGGCCCGCAAGTCTTGGATCGTTGCCGCCACCGAAATGTGGTCCGGATCGGTCAACACTTCAATCACCGTCGGCTTCTTGGCTTCAAACGCCAACAGAAGCGCTTCCGTGAACTGTTGTTCCGTCTGCACTTGGAATCCGCGGCTGTTCAAGCATTCTGCCAACCGGGCAAACGACACGCGGCCTAAATCGGTGCCGATGACCCGCCCCGGAAACTGCAGTTCTTGATGCATGCGGATGGTGCCGTACATATGATTGTTAAACACAATGCTGATGATCGGAATATCGTATCGTGCGGCTGTTTCCAACTCCTGCACCGTCATCATAAAACCGCCGTCCCCGGATAAAGAAACGACAGTCCGGTCAGGAAAGGCCAGTTTGGCGCCAATGGCAGCCGGCATGCCATATCCCATCGCTCCAGACGTCGGACCGATGTACGTGTGTCCATCCCCAAACGGGAAAAAGGCATGAAGCCAACCGGCGAAATTCCCGGCATCGTTCGTAATGACCGCATTTTTCGGCAAATGACGCCCTAAACTCGCCATGACCGCTTCATGAAGATTTCGTTTTTCAAGCGGCAACGCGGCCGTTTGTTCGTACCGTTTCCTCCGTTCAGCCACCCATTCTTGCCAAGACGGCCGCACCGCGAGATCGAGCAAACGGGACAGCGCTTCCCGACAATCAGCCCAAACCGCGATATCCGGTGCATACACTTTTCCGAACCCATCGCTGTCGATATCGATATGAATCAGCGTCTGCGTTGGAGATAGCAAACGGTAATCTTGCGTCGTCACTTCCGACAGCCGCGTCCCCAACGCAATCACCACATCGGCCTGCTCGGCCGTTTCCATGACCTCTTTCGGCGCCCCTAGGCCTAGGTGGCCGACATAGCACGGATGGTTGTGGGGAAACACATCATGCCTCCGGAACGCCGCCATCACCGGAAGTGAATACTTTTCCGCCCACAAGCGCAGCAACGGCTCCGCCCCCGACCATTTGACACCGCCGCCGGCAATCACGAGCGGCCGTTGGGCGCGCTCAAGGCGCTCTTGGATGTTCCGTATATCTTCTTGCCTTGGAGCCGGTTTCGGTGCATGGGTCTCGGCCAGCACCGCTTCCGTTATCGTTTTGGAAAATAGATCTTCTGGCAGTGAAACGACGACGGGGCCGGGCCGTCCTGTTTTCGCCATGCGAAACGCCCGTTGCACCAGCTCGGGCACCCGCTCGGCTTCGTGAATTTCAACCGCCCATTTTGCGATCGGTCGAAAAAACGCTTCCATATCGACTTCCTGAAATCCTTCACGCCCTAGGAAGCGGCTGTTCACTTGCCCCAAAAACACGACCATCGGAGTGGAATCTTGCCTCGCGGTATGGACGCCGATCGCCAAGTTCGCCCCACCAACCGCTCGTGTGGCCAGCACGACGCCGCACTTCCGTGACGCTTTCGCATATCCTTCCGCCATAAACGAGGCTCCCCCCTCATGGCGGGTGGAGATGAATTCGATGGACGGCTCATCGTAGATGGCATCAAGCAACGGCAAATAACTTTCCCCCGGCACACCAAACACATGACGGATCTGTTCCTGTTTTAGACATTCAACGATGGCTTGAGCCACCCTGATGTGATGTATCGTTCGCTTCATGGCGCCGATTCCCCCCAATCCACGTGCTTCCATCGTTCAACGGCTTGCTGCAGACGCTCCATCGGCGCTGACAGCGATACGCGGACATACCCTTCCCCGGCGGATCCAAACGCTGTTCCTGGTGTTACAATGACCCCCGCTTCTTCCAGCAGTTTGGCGGCAAACTGCTCGGACGAGTATCCGTCGCAAACGGGAACCCACAAGAAAAAGGTCGCTTTCGGACGCTGCACGTCGATGCCCAATTCTCGGAGTTTCTCGACCATCATATTCATGCGTTGTTCATAAATGCGGCTATTTTCTCGAATAAACGTCCGTCCGTTCGTCAAAGCAGCCACCGCTGCTTTCTGAATCGGAATAAACTGACATGTGTCTGTGTTGCTTTTGATCACCGAAAGCGCTCGAATCATGTCACGATTTCCGACCACATATCCGATGCGGCAACCGGCCATGTTATAGCTTTTGGACAACGATCCAAATTCCACCGCCACTTCCTTTGCCCCGTCCACCTGCAAAATGCTCGGTGCCTGAAAACCGGCAAACGTCACGAACGAGTAGGCCGCATCATGAGCAATGAACATCTGGTGCTGACGGGCAAGTGAAACGGCTTCGGCAAATACATCCAAATCAGCAGTGGCGGCCGTCGGATTGCTCGGATAATTGAGAAACATGATTTTCGCTTGGTCATAAACAGACGAAGGAAGCGCATCAAACCGGGGAATATAACCATGTTGCGCATCGAGCGGAAGCGATAGACTCTGTCCACGGGCAAAATGGACAGCCGTCCGGTAAACGGGATAGCCCGGATCAGGCACTAAGGCGAGCTCGCCGGGATTGAGAACGGCTTGCAGCAAATGGACGATTCCTTCTTTTGAGCCGATTAACGCCAACACCTCGGTCTCCGGATCGAGCTTGACGCCATATTCCCGTTCATAAAAACGCGCGACCGCTTCCCGGTACTCCCTGCAGCCGCCATATGGCGAATACGTATAGTGCTCCGGTACATCAAGCGCTTCTTTCAATGTTTCGATGACAAAGGAAGGAGGCGGCAAATCGGGGGCGCCGATCCCTAAATCAATGACATCGACCCCGAGCTTTAGCAGTTCTTCTTTTTTCTTCTGAAATCGGGAGAACAAATATGGCGGCATCGTCTGCACAATATCGGAAAATGTGTTCAATCCCATCCCTCCTCATGGGCCTTCGTTTCAGTTTATGCGCGCGCCCATCGCCCTCATGCCCGTTTCACTTTCAAGAGGCTGCCTACAATACAAACAGATTTCCCAAAATAAAGACATCATCAAAATCCTTTTTCTCGGAAATCGGTTGATGCTGGGGAAATGATTATGTTTTTTCACTAGAAGGTCAGTGATTTTGCAGGAGATGCAGCCCGACCACGGAATGTATCAAATTGAGCAATCTTTCAAAATCTGCTTTTCTCTCTTACGAGAAACATCGAGTTGACGGAACCCATCGTTTTTTGCCAACCTTCTAGTGCTAGAAAGACGCGATCAACCTTCTGAAAACCGCCCCTTTCGCCATAAAAAGAAGCGGCCGGCATCATCCACGGTTCGATGACGCAACTGGCCGCTGTCTATGGAAGCAAAACGCCGGCGAAGGCGCCGCAATAGACTGCGCAGTTTTCCCCGCATGATCATTCTATGACTAGAAATTTGTACCTTATGCCATTATCATAATCGATTTGAAATGATTTGTAAATATATTTTTTGAAAATTATATATTTTATATGTATTATGAACCTAAGACTGACCCAAAAGGTTGTTTTTCCTGAAGCAAAACACCACCTGTCATTTCTTCATGATTGTTTTATGCCTACATACGGTAATAACATAAGGAAATCCTGATCCTTTTGGAACAACCTCTCCTAATTTACGTTAATGAGGAGACGCACCGATTTGCAGGACAAACAAGGGGGCGACGAACGTTCGCCCCCTTCCACTGCTTCGATCAGCACCCGAGCGTTTTCCAGCTCATGCTTTTTCTGTTGATCGAACTTCCATATCCTTATTTACCTATTTCGAGCAGCGCAGCCCCTTCTTGTCATTGATACAGCGACGACCCTTGCTGAACAAATTGTTTCGCTTTTTCTTTCATCCCTTCCTCTTTGATTTTCCGTTGCAATTCATGAGAAATGTTCATCGAGCAAAACTTCGGTCCGCACATCGAACAAAAATGGGCTGTCTTCGCCGCCTCAGCCGGCAATGTTTCATCATGGTACTCGCGGGCCCGTTCCGGATCAAGCGATAAGTTGAACTGATCGTTCCAGCGAAATTCAAAGCGCGCCTTCGAGAGCGCATCGTCGCGCTGCTGGGCAGCTGGATGCCCTTTCGCCAGATCAGCCGCGTGGGCCGCGATTTTATAGGCCACGACCCCGGCGCGTACGTCCTCTTTATTCGGCAGCCCTAAATGTTCTTTAGGCGTTACGTAACAAAGCATCGCCGTTCCATAAGCGCCAATGATGGCGGCGCCAATGGCTGATGTAATATGGTCATACCCGGGTGCGATGTCGGTGACCAGCGGCCCTAACGTATAAAACGGCGCCCCATGGCAAATTTCCTGTTCCCGCTCGACATTTTCGCGAATTTTATGCATCGGAATGTGTCCTGGCCCTTCGATCATCACTTGCACATCATGCTTCCAGGCGATTTTCGTCAGCTCGCCGAGCGTCTCCAGTTCGGCAAATTGGGCCTCATCGTTCGCATCGGCGATAGAACCGGGGCGCAAGCCGTCGCCAAGGGAGATCGCGACATCGTATTGTTTCAAAATTTCGCAAATGTCTTCAAAATGCGTATACAAAAAGTTTTCTTCATGGTGGGCGAGACACCATTGGGCGATGATCGAGCCGCCGCGCGAGACGATGCCGGTCGTCCGGTTGGCGGTGAGCGGAATGTAATGAAGACGCACGCCGGCGTGGATCGTCATGTAGTCAACTCCTTGCTCGGCTTGCTCGATGAGCGTCTCGCGGTACACGTCCCATGTCAGCTTCTCCGGCACCCCTCCTACCTTTTCGAGCGCCTGATAAATCGGCACCGTTCCCACTGGGACCGGCGAATTGCGGATGATGTACTCGCGCGTTTCATGAATGTGTTTGCCTGTCGATAAGTCCATCACCGTATCGGCGCCCCAACGCACCGCCCAAAGCAATTTTTCCACTTCATCTTCAATCGATGAAGAAACAGCCGAGTTGCCGATATTGGCATTAATTTTTACATGGAAACGACGGCCAATGATCATTGGTTCGCTCTCTGGATGGTTAATATTGGCTGGAATAATGGCCCGACCAGCGGCGACTTCTTGGCGGACAATTTCTGGATCGATTTGTTCACGAATCGCGACAAACTCCATTTCTGGCGTAATGATCCCCCGTTTGGCGTAATGCATTTGTGTCACGGTTTTTCCAGTCTTCGCCCTTAATGGACGGCGCACAAACGGAAGCGGACGTTGGATGGCAACAGAAGGCCGCTCCATTTCCTCCACATCCCCGCGCTCGACAATCCAGCGGCGGCGAAGAGGAGGCAAGCCTTTTTCTACGTCCGGTTCAAAATCGGGATCCGTATACGGGCCCGTCGTATCGTACACACGCACCGGTTTGTTTTCCACCATTCCTTGTGGCGTTTTCGTTGGCGACAAGGCAATCTCTCTCATCGGCACGCGCACATCCGGGCGCGACCCTTCGATGTACACTTTGCGGCTTTCCGGAAACGACATAAACGAGCGGATGTTTTCCATGCGTGGCTCCCCTTTCAACATAAAATGAAGATCAGATCTGAAGCCACACCGTCTGAAGAGGGGCAAACACGAGAATCAGTGATGGCGGCCAATCGAAAATAAAAACAGGTTCCGACATCGGAACCTGATCGAAGGCAAAAGGCCAAATGGACAAGATATACGTCTACGTCCATCTATTCCCGCTGCCTGCTTCCCTACGCTGGCATGACCCAGATCAGGTTCAAAGGGTCAAAGAACTTCATCGCGTTCTTTTCTCAGCCCGGCTCTCGGACTCCCCTAGCAGATAAGCGTATAACAATGATGCCTGACTTTTTTTATTTTATCAGTCCATTGTCAAAGATGCAAACCATTTTGTTCCAAACGTTGGCTCCCACACGTCGTTTGCAAGCCCCTCTTTCTCGGAGAAAGCGTCCTGTTCCTCACTCACACAGAAAATTTCTTCAGCATGGCCCGCATCTCGTCCGCCATCTGACCGAGCGATGTCGACGAAGAGGCGATTTCCTCGACGGAAGCCATTTGTTCCTGCGTCGCTGCCGATACGTTGGCCGCACCGGACGCTGACTGTTCGACAATATGGGTCATTTGTTGGAGTGCATCATTTACTTGACGAGCATGCGCTGTCATT
Protein-coding regions in this window:
- a CDS encoding FAD binding domain-containing protein — translated: MVPFDFAYYRPQSIAEATALFLALERDRKRPLYYSGGTEILTLSRLNLVRTAAVIDIKAIPECRALEASADPLVLGAALSLTELEEANPFPLLTKAAREVADRTARNQITLGGNICGQIFYRETALPLFVAEADVIVAGPYGIRQCRFLDLFHQQLQLGRGEFVVQFKVDRATATLPHFHRKRRKQGEVGYPLVTIAALKKDEAVRVAFSGVCPFPFRLAEVEAHLNDRSRPIGERIQAAIAAFPRPILHDIEGSADYRLFVAAQLLEDALRELGETI
- a CDS encoding (2Fe-2S)-binding protein, producing MEETTKRELVLHINGEQRTVVIRQAETLLFVLRDHLGLTGAKPGCLNGDCGACTVLVDGMPIKSCMMLAMETVGKPITTIEGLDDAPIQHAFVRHFAFQCGYCTPGFIMNAQALIERHPDADDAMIQEWLESNICRCTSYQEIEAAIKEVLEAKKQA
- a CDS encoding MFS transporter codes for the protein MAKTAQISLLRRSVYHRGATHWQVEMLFTAYIFTMAVMMIPVGLVVSRVGDKQMMVIGLGLVTIFSLLCGFAANIPQLSLFRAGWGLGNATFFATAMTLLIALTPQASTAVGLYEAAIGLGMAGGPLIGGLLGQHSWHYPFLGTSVLIFIAFLLVALFVYDPNKGKPKKAAGWQEMRRLLAFPPFLKGAVGGMLYYYGFFVVLAYSPLIIRLSAIQIGLVFFGWGLCLAYGSAVLAHRLEESHEPKHLLPYSLLLFAVLLLLLAVAQPTWLMIVLIILSGLVSGVNNALFTSYVMETSPYERGVTSGMYNFVRWLGAAIAPVLSGVIGHAISAKAPFMVAMALALIAFLFLAWRKRETSATKTA
- a CDS encoding saccharopine dehydrogenase family protein, coding for MKVLVLGAGLMGKEAARDLVQSPDVEAVTLADVDLAKAEQTVRQLHSEKLAAVRVDAGDQQQLSACMKGHDVVVNALFYQFNETVAKTAIAAGVHSVDLGGHIGHITDRVLELHEQAQAAGVTIIPDLGVAPGMINILSGYGASQLDEVESILLYVGGIPVRPEPPLEYNHVFSLEGLLDHYTDPALIIRNGQKQEVPSLSEVEPIYFDRFGPLEAFHTSGGTSTLSRSFPNLKRLEYKTIRYRGHAEKCKLLVDLNLTRNDVEVEVNGCKVKPRDVLLSVLKPLLDLKGKDDVVLLRVIVGGRKDGKETVLEYETVTFNDRENKVTAMARTTAYTISAVAQLIGRGVITKRGVYPPEQIVPGDVYMDEMKKRGVLISEKRTVHS
- a CDS encoding aldehyde dehydrogenase family protein, translating into MKIQNYINGEWKEPSTGQFAPVINPATGETIAEVAMSGPNDIDEAVQAAKEAQKRWALVPAPKRAEVLYRVGMLLKERKEQLARLLTMEMGKVIEEARGEVQEGIDMAFYMAGEGRRLFGDTTPSELKDKFAMSVRVPVGVVGIITPWNFPIAIATWKSFPAIVAGNAVVWKPAPETPIMAQELARIFEEAGLPPGVFHVVHGDGPTAGNALVEHPDVKVISFTGSNEVGRMIAEKCGRLLKKVSLEMGGKNAVIVMDDADLTLAVDGIIWSAFGTSGQRCTACSRVIVHERVKQELERRLLEAVKTLRIGNGLDETVKVGPVIHEEALQKIDRYVRIGVEEGAKLLVGGYILREGDYAHGFYYAPTIFTDVTPNMRIAREEIFGPVVSIISVRSLDEAIAVNNSVDYGLSSAIFTRDVNNVFRAMRDLDTGIVYVNAGTTGAEIHLPFGGTKGTGNGHRDSGVAALDVFTEWRSIYVDFSGRLQRAQIDTGD
- a CDS encoding thiamine pyrophosphate-binding protein, which codes for MKRTIHHIRVAQAIVECLKQEQIRHVFGVPGESYLPLLDAIYDEPSIEFISTRHEGGASFMAEGYAKASRKCGVVLATRAVGGANLAIGVHTARQDSTPMVVFLGQVNSRFLGREGFQEVDMEAFFRPIAKWAVEIHEAERVPELVQRAFRMAKTGRPGPVVVSLPEDLFSKTITEAVLAETHAPKPAPRQEDIRNIQERLERAQRPLVIAGGGVKWSGAEPLLRLWAEKYSLPVMAAFRRHDVFPHNHPCYVGHLGLGAPKEVMETAEQADVVIALGTRLSEVTTQDYRLLSPTQTLIHIDIDSDGFGKVYAPDIAVWADCREALSRLLDLAVRPSWQEWVAERRKRYEQTAALPLEKRNLHEAVMASLGRHLPKNAVITNDAGNFAGWLHAFFPFGDGHTYIGPTSGAMGYGMPAAIGAKLAFPDRTVVSLSGDGGFMMTVQELETAARYDIPIISIVFNNHMYGTIRMHQELQFPGRVIGTDLGRVSFARLAECLNSRGFQVQTEQQFTEALLLAFEAKKPTVIEVLTDPDHISVAATIQDLRAKRKS
- a CDS encoding aminotransferase class I/II-fold pyridoxal phosphate-dependent enzyme codes for the protein MNTFSDIVQTMPPYLFSRFQKKKEELLKLGVDVIDLGIGAPDLPPPSFVIETLKEALDVPEHYTYSPYGGCREYREAVARFYEREYGVKLDPETEVLALIGSKEGIVHLLQAVLNPGELALVPDPGYPVYRTAVHFARGQSLSLPLDAQHGYIPRFDALPSSVYDQAKIMFLNYPSNPTAATADLDVFAEAVSLARQHQMFIAHDAAYSFVTFAGFQAPSILQVDGAKEVAVEFGSLSKSYNMAGCRIGYVVGNRDMIRALSVIKSNTDTCQFIPIQKAAVAALTNGRTFIRENSRIYEQRMNMMVEKLRELGIDVQRPKATFFLWVPVCDGYSSEQFAAKLLEEAGVIVTPGTAFGSAGEGYVRVSLSAPMERLQQAVERWKHVDWGESAP
- the thiC gene encoding phosphomethylpyrimidine synthase ThiC, encoding MENIRSFMSFPESRKVYIEGSRPDVRVPMREIALSPTKTPQGMVENKPVRVYDTTGPYTDPDFEPDVEKGLPPLRRRWIVERGDVEEMERPSVAIQRPLPFVRRPLRAKTGKTVTQMHYAKRGIITPEMEFVAIREQIDPEIVRQEVAAGRAIIPANINHPESEPMIIGRRFHVKINANIGNSAVSSSIEDEVEKLLWAVRWGADTVMDLSTGKHIHETREYIIRNSPVPVGTVPIYQALEKVGGVPEKLTWDVYRETLIEQAEQGVDYMTIHAGVRLHYIPLTANRTTGIVSRGGSIIAQWCLAHHEENFLYTHFEDICEILKQYDVAISLGDGLRPGSIADANDEAQFAELETLGELTKIAWKHDVQVMIEGPGHIPMHKIRENVEREQEICHGAPFYTLGPLVTDIAPGYDHITSAIGAAIIGAYGTAMLCYVTPKEHLGLPNKEDVRAGVVAYKIAAHAADLAKGHPAAQQRDDALSKARFEFRWNDQFNLSLDPERAREYHDETLPAEAAKTAHFCSMCGPKFCSMNISHELQRKIKEEGMKEKAKQFVQQGSSLYQ